In Bifidobacterium scardovii JCM 12489 = DSM 13734, the genomic stretch GTCTACGCCGATTCGCGCATCGAGCTGGCGGGCCTCAAGGAGGCCAACACGGTGACGGTGACGGCCCGCGGCCGCTACTCGAAGACCGGCGAGGGCCTGCAGCGCACGCTGGACCCGGCCGACGGCAACGTGTACCTGTACACGCAGTTCGAGGTGCCCGACGCCCGCCGCGTCTACGCGGTGTTCGACCAGCCCGACATCAAGTCCACGTTCACCTTCGACGTCAAGGCGCCCGCATCGTGGCTCGCGCTGTCGAACACGCCGGTCGCCGGTTCCGACGAGGTGCCTGGGGCCCTCACCGAGCCCGGCACGCTGGCCGACCGACCGGCCGAGGGCGTGCGCCACTGGCGTTTCGAGACCACGCCGGTCATGTCGTCGTATCTGACGGCGCTGGCGATCGGCCCCTACGTCGAGCGCCGCTCCACCTACGCCAATCCCGACGGCCGCACCATCGACATGGGCCTGTACTGCCGCCGGACGCTCGGGGACGCGCTGGAGCGCGACGCCGACTACCTGTTCGACGTGACCAAGAAGGGCTTCACCTTCTTCGCCGCCCAGTGGGACGTGCCCTACCCGTACGCCAAGTACGACCAGGTGTTCGCCCCCGAGTACAACTCCGGCGCGATGGAGAACATCGGCCTGGTCATCGTGCACGACCGCTTCATGTTCTCCTCGAAGGTCAACGACTTCGACCTCGAGGACCGCGACCGCACCCTGCTGCACGAGCTCGCGCACATGTGGTTCGGCGACCTGGTGACCATGAAGTGGTGGAACGACCTGTGGCTCAACGAGTCCTTCGCCACGTTCATGGGCTATCTGGCCGGCTGCGAGGCCGTTGGCTGGCCCGATGACTGGGCCAGCTTCTGCTCGTGCCAGAAGTACGCCACGATCGACGCCGACCAGCGCCCGACCACGCATCCTGTCGTCGCGCCGATCAACGACCTCAACGACACCTACGTCAACTTCGACAGCATCACCTACACCAAGGGCGCCTCCGTGCTCAAGCAGATGGTGTACTACGTCGGCCGCGAGGCGTTCTTCAAAGGCATCCACGACTATCTGACCCGCATGGCGTACGGCAACGCCACGCTCGACGACCTGCTCGACTCGCTGCAGCGCGCCAGCGGCCGGCCGATGCGCGACTGGGCCGAGCGCTGGCTGGAGCATTCGGGCATGACCATGATCGAAGCCAAGGCCGACACCGACGATCAGGGAGCGATCACCCGGCTGACGCTCACGCAGAGCGCGCCGGCGGAGTACCCCGTGCTGCGCCCGCACCGCCTCGCGGTCGGCTTCTACGATCTGGACGAGACGAGCGGCAAGGTGGAGCGCACCGCGCGCTTCGAGCTGGATCTGGACGGTGAGAGCGCCGACGTGCCCGAAGCGGTCGGCCTGCGCCGCCCCGACGTCATCCTGGTCAACGACGACGACCTGACCTACACGAAGATCCGTCTAGACGAGGCCTCCCGCGGGTTCGCGGCCGAGCATCTGCCCCAGTTCGCCGCGCCGCTGGCGCGCGCCGTGATCTGGCAGTCGTTCTGGTCGATGACCCGCGACGGCGAATTCCCCGCCGAGCGCTTCATCGATCTGTGCCTCAAGGCCCTGCCGACCGAAAGCCAGGCGGCGACCTTCACGTACAGCATGCGCGAGATGCAGATCACCGCGCAGCACTATGTGCCCGCGGAGCGCCGCGTCGGGACGATGCGCCACATCTCCGAGGAGCTGTGGCGGCTGATCGGCGAGGCCGAGCCCGGTTCCAACGAGCAGTTCCAGCTCATCAACGCCTATCTGGCCAAGTACGCCGCCGACGCCGATTTCGAGGCGCATGCGCGCGGCCTGCTCGACGGCTCGCTCGCCTTCGAGGGATTCGCCGTCGACGACGGCGTGCGCTGGGTGATCCTGCGGTCGCTGGCCGCGCGCGGGTTCCTGTCCGAGGAGGACATCGACCGCGAGCTGGCTAAGGCGGACACGTCGAAGAACCGCGAGAACGCGCTGGCCGCCAAGGCCGCGATCCCCGACCCGCAGGTCAAGGCCCGGTTCTGGGACATGATGATCCACGACGAGTCCCTCTCGCACACGCAGCTGTGGGAGATGGCCCCGGCGTTCAACGCGGATCTGGGATGCGAGGACCTGTACGAGCCGTACGCCAGGCGCTACTTCGACGAGGCCGAGTGGATCTGGAAGAACCGTTCCTTCCACGTCGCCGACGTACTGCTGCGCTTCCTCTACCCCGAGAACGCGCCCGCGGCGCTGCTCGTGGAGCTGGGCGACGCCTGGCTCGAGTCGCACCCCGCCGAGACCACCGACAACGCGCTGCGCCGCCTGGTGATCGACGCCGTCGACGGCTCCCGCCGCGCCGCCCGAGTGGAACGCGCCAACCGCTGAGTCCCTGCTTCCGGCTCCCCTCGCTGAGGGGAGCATAAGTACAGCTCTGTTAAGCATTCCCCCGCTGGATGGGCAGTCCACAGGACTGCCCATCCAGCGGGGGAATGCTACTTCGGGAATAACAGAGCCGTTCCTGCGCTCCCCTCAGGCCGCTTCGCGACCAGCTCCCCTCAGAGAGGGGAGCCTGAGTAAGAGCCGATTCCGTCTCGCGGCCGCCTATCCCCTTACGCTTCGATGGCGTCGACGGCGTTGATGACCGCGCCGCGGAACCCGTCCTTCTCCAGCTGGGCGACGCCGCGGATCGTGGTGCCGCCCGGCGAGCAGACCGCGTCCTTCATGGCGCCCGGGTGCGTTTCGGTCGCCATGTACAGTGCGCCGACGCCCTCGACCATCTTCGCGGCCATGCGATAGGCCGCCGCACGCTGCAGGCCGTACTTGACGCCCGCATCGCCCAGCGCCTCGATGTACATGTCGGTGAACGCCGGCGCGCAGCCCGCGATGCACATGGCAATGTTCATATGCGCGGTGTCGACGCGCTCGATCAGGCTGATCGGCGCGAACAGATTCTCGAAGGTCTTCCGCTCCCCCTCGTCGAGCGTGTTCGCCTCCTCGGTGACCAGCACGCCCTTGCCAACGGCCATCGGCGTATTCGGGATCGTGCACTGGATATGCACGACCGCGTCGGCGCCGAACAGGGCCCGGTACCGTTCCAGATCCCATCCGGCGGCGATGGACACGACCATCTTGCCCGGCTTGGCCAGCTCCTCCCTGAGCGGCGCGACGACCGCCTCGATCTGGTAGGGCTTGATCGCGACGATCACCACGTCGGCGGCGGCCACGACCTCGGTCGCGTCGTGCAGCGGGCGGGCGCCGATCCGCGCCGTGCTCCGCTCCAGCTTGTCGTAGTGCGCGGCGCAGGCGACGATCCGCCCGCCCGCCACGACGCCGGCGTCGACCATGCCTTGGGCGATGGCCTGCGCCATGTTGCCGTATCCGATGAACCCGATGGTGAGATTGCTCATAGTGGCTCCTTGTCGCGGGGATGTTCCGACGTCGAGTCTAGGCCATGGCGGCCCGCCGCCGCCAGCCGGTCTCACGAGCACGCCGAGCAGGGCCGTGGTGCGGCTCACTGGTGGGTCGGGGTGAGGGTGCTCTTGATCGCGGCCTCGCCGAAATCGCCGGCCGGGCCGGACACGGACGATACGGGCGCGGCGTCCGGCGCCGTGTCGAGATACACCGAGTACGTCTCGTCGTCGATCGTGTAGATGGGGACCAGCTGCAGCGTGAGGTCGTGCGGGGCATGCGGCGCGTGCAGGTCGAACACCGAGCCGTACCGCGCGTCGGGGCGCTTGGCGGCCGCCGCACTCAGTTCGCTTTCGGTGATCGGCCCGATGGCCGCCTGATCGCCGAGTGCGGCGAGCAGCACGTTGCCGTAGCGGATGGCCTGCCGGTCCGCGTCGCCGATGAGCGGCACGAGCGTGAGGTCGGCGCGCAGGTCGAGCGTAATGCGGTCGCCGTCCCGGAGGTCGGCGGTGAACAGGTACAGTCCGCCGCTCACCCGCGTGGCGGTGTCGGCGGCCTGAGCCCGGCCGCCGTCCGCGCGCTCCACGGCGATCCCGCTGATCCGGTCGGCGGCGAGCGCGAGGGTGAGCCGCTTCGGCGCGTCCAGCGACACGTCGATCGTGGCGGACAGGTCGTTCGGCCAGTCGGTCGTCAGCGCGAGCCGGACGCCCTCCTGCGCCCAGTCCAGGCGTGAGGGGATCAGCTCGGCGAGCAGGATCGTCGGCGCGGTTCCGTCCTCGTCGGCGCCGCGGAACCAGATGCCGCGTTGCATCTGCGATCCGGCTTCCATGCCGGTGCCGGTGCAGCACCAGAAATCGAGGTAGGGCCGGCCGAACTTCTTGCGCACGCCGACGCCCATCGGCTGGTGGTACAGCGACTGGCCGGTTTTCTCGTCGATGCAGTTGACCACCGCGCTGAACTTGAGCCGTTCGATCTCGGCGAGATAGTCCGGCTCCCCGGTGATCTCGAACAGGGCCGTGGCGATGGCCATGAGGTTGTGGGCGCAGCACGATTCGCTTTCGCCTCCGGTGAGCGCCTCGCTCAGGTCGCCGTACGGGCCCCAGTGTTCGGCGCGCTCGGAGATCGCCTTCGGGTCGGGGTGGGTCGCCTTCGAGCTGGTGTTGCCGTTGGCGAACATGCGGCCGGCGATGAAGCGGTAGCCGTTGGTCGCCGCGGTCAGGTAGGCGATGTCGCCGGTGATCCGGTACCGGTGCAGGGCGGCGATGATCATCGGCAGGTGGGTGTTGGCGTGCAGGTCCTCGAGCACGTCCTCGCCGCGCGAGAGCGCGCCGGTGAAG encodes the following:
- the pepN gene encoding aminopeptidase N, which encodes MPGTNLTRQEAIARRGVVVGTPDYRVSLDVTKGPETFDSTTVVTFEAVPGSSTFLDLTADEVQSVTLNGEALAVSEVYADSRIELAGLKEANTVTVTARGRYSKTGEGLQRTLDPADGNVYLYTQFEVPDARRVYAVFDQPDIKSTFTFDVKAPASWLALSNTPVAGSDEVPGALTEPGTLADRPAEGVRHWRFETTPVMSSYLTALAIGPYVERRSTYANPDGRTIDMGLYCRRTLGDALERDADYLFDVTKKGFTFFAAQWDVPYPYAKYDQVFAPEYNSGAMENIGLVIVHDRFMFSSKVNDFDLEDRDRTLLHELAHMWFGDLVTMKWWNDLWLNESFATFMGYLAGCEAVGWPDDWASFCSCQKYATIDADQRPTTHPVVAPINDLNDTYVNFDSITYTKGASVLKQMVYYVGREAFFKGIHDYLTRMAYGNATLDDLLDSLQRASGRPMRDWAERWLEHSGMTMIEAKADTDDQGAITRLTLTQSAPAEYPVLRPHRLAVGFYDLDETSGKVERTARFELDLDGESADVPEAVGLRRPDVILVNDDDLTYTKIRLDEASRGFAAEHLPQFAAPLARAVIWQSFWSMTRDGEFPAERFIDLCLKALPTESQAATFTYSMREMQITAQHYVPAERRVGTMRHISEELWRLIGEAEPGSNEQFQLINAYLAKYAADADFEAHARGLLDGSLAFEGFAVDDGVRWVILRSLAARGFLSEEDIDRELAKADTSKNRENALAAKAAIPDPQVKARFWDMMIHDESLSHTQLWEMAPAFNADLGCEDLYEPYARRYFDEAEWIWKNRSFHVADVLLRFLYPENAPAALLVELGDAWLESHPAETTDNALRRLVIDAVDGSRRAARVERANR
- the proC gene encoding pyrroline-5-carboxylate reductase — translated: MSNLTIGFIGYGNMAQAIAQGMVDAGVVAGGRIVACAAHYDKLERSTARIGARPLHDATEVVAAADVVIVAIKPYQIEAVVAPLREELAKPGKMVVSIAAGWDLERYRALFGADAVVHIQCTIPNTPMAVGKGVLVTEEANTLDEGERKTFENLFAPISLIERVDTAHMNIAMCIAGCAPAFTDMYIEALGDAGVKYGLQRAAAYRMAAKMVEGVGALYMATETHPGAMKDAVCSPGGTTIRGVAQLEKDGFRGAVINAVDAIEA
- a CDS encoding beta-L-arabinofuranosidase domain-containing protein, which codes for MNSYQPFGLDQVSVTGGVFRRRADAARRFLLEFDVDRLMHTFRLNAGIPSTAEPLGGWEGEQAGIRGHCVGHYLSAVSKYYAGDRDPAFKDKADRIVAIMGQCARDDGYLSSFPSEVLDQLELWENHGVEVPYYTLHKIMQGLIDAYRYVGNRQALDLALGLGHYIGRRFEKLSAWKTDGVLRATKVDPTNEFGGIGDALYTLYDLSGDGSILATAKLFDRDYFTGALSRGEDVLEDLHANTHLPMIIAALHRYRITGDIAYLTAATNGYRFIAGRMFANGNTSSKATHPDPKAISERAEHWGPYGDLSEALTGGESESCCAHNLMAIATALFEITGEPDYLAEIERLKFSAVVNCIDEKTGQSLYHQPMGVGVRKKFGRPYLDFWCCTGTGMEAGSQMQRGIWFRGADEDGTAPTILLAELIPSRLDWAQEGVRLALTTDWPNDLSATIDVSLDAPKRLTLALAADRISGIAVERADGGRAQAADTATRVSGGLYLFTADLRDGDRITLDLRADLTLVPLIGDADRQAIRYGNVLLAALGDQAAIGPITESELSAAAAKRPDARYGSVFDLHAPHAPHDLTLQLVPIYTIDDETYSVYLDTAPDAAPVSSVSGPAGDFGEAAIKSTLTPTHQ